The DNA region TTGACGATGTAGTGGTCGCCGTCGCGGACCGCGGTGGTGCGCAGCGACGCCAGGTCGGTGCCGGCTTCGGGCTCGGTGTAGCCGATCGCGAAGTGCACCTCGCCGGCCAGGATCGCGGGCAGGAACTTCTTCTTCTGCGCCTCGTTGCCGTACACCTGCAGGGTCGGGCCGACGGTCTGCAGCGTCACCGCCGGCAGCGGGATGTCGGCACGCTGCGCTTCGTTGACGAAGATCTGCTGCTCGATCGGGCCGAATCCCAGCCCACCGAACTCCTTGGGCCAGCCGACGCCGAGCTTGCCGTCGCTGCCCATCCGCCGGATGACGTCCCGATAGGCACTGCAGTGCCGGTCGGTGTTCATCGCCGCAGCCTCTTCGGGGCTGATCAGGTTCGAGAAGTATTCGCGCAGTTCGGCCTGCAGCTTGCGCTGCTCCGGGGTCAGATCGACGAACATTGGGCTCCCACCAGGTCGAGACGCTGTGACCGGCCGCCGAGCAGGCGGTTGAGGTCCTTGATCGAGGAGTAGTAGCGGTCCATCGGATAGTCGATGTCCATGCCCATGCCACCGTGCATGTGGTGGCAGAGCTGCATCACCGGCGGTGCCTGCGAGGTGATCCAGTAGCCGAGCACCGCGAGGTCGTCGGTGGCGTCGAGGTCGTTGGCCAGCCGCCACACCACCGACGTCGTCGCCAGCGTGATGGTGCGCGAGACGATGTAGACCTCGGAGAGTTGGGCGGCCACGGTCTGGAACGTCGACAGCGGCCGGTTGAACTGTTCCCGGCTGCCCACGTAGTCGGCGGTCAGTCGCAGCGCCCCGGCGACCAGGCCGGAGGTGAACGCGCCGATCGAGGCGAGCAGCAACTCGTTGACCCGGTGGGCGGTGGCGCCCTCGAGCACCTGGTCGACCTCGGCGTCGGCGAACACCACCACGTATTCGTCGCTGTGGTTCGCGGTCGGTGTCTTGGTCAGGGTGACACCGTCGGCCTTGGCGGAGATCACCGCGACACCGGTGTCGGCGGTGACCACGATCCACTCGGCCTGCTCGGCGTAAGGCACACCGACCTTGGTGCCGGACAACCGATTACCGGCCAGCTTCACCGCGGGCTGTTCGGGCAGTGCGGCGGCCGGCTCGTCGAACGCGGCGGTCAGTACCGCGCCCTTGGCCACCCCGGCCAGGTAGCGGTCCTGCTGCGCGTCGGTGGCCAGGTCCAGCAGCGGCACCAGGCCGAACCCGAGGGTGGCCAACGCCGGGCTGATGGTCCCGTGCCGACCGATCTCGGTGAGCGCCGTGGTGACCTCGGACAGCCCGAGCCCGTCGCCGCCCAGGCGCTCCGGCACCGCCAGTGCCGACACACCGCCGGCGACCAGCGCTTCCCAACTGTTGTCCCGGTCGAGCACCGACGTCACCACATCGGCGACGGCCTGCTGCTCCGGGTTCGGTGCGAAATCCACCCGAATCCTCCTAGATTCGTCTACGCGGACAGGAGACTCAGTGCGCTACCGGGCACGCGCCGCTGTAGTCGACCGGCCAGTGCTTGATGCCGTTGAGCCAGCCGGACTTCAACCGCTCGGGGTCGCCGATCGGTTTCAGGTCGGGCATGTGGTCGGCGATCGCGTTGAAGATCAGGTCGATCGTCAGGCGGGCCAGGTTGGCGCCGATGCAGTAGTGCGCACCGGTGCCGCCGAAGCCGACGTGCGGGTTCGGGTCACGCAGGATGTTGAAGGTGAACGGGTCCTCGAACACCTCTTCGTCGAAGTTGGCCGAACGGTAGGACATCACCACTCGCTCACCGGCCTTGATCTTCACGCCGGAGATCTCGGTGTCTTCGCTGGCGGTGCGCTGGAACGCCGAAACCGGGGTGGCCCAACGGATGATCTCGTCCACGGCGGTCTTCGGGCGTTCCTTCTTGTACAGCTCCCACTGGTCGGGGTTCTGCGAGAACGCGACCATGCCGTGGGTGATCGAGTTGCGGCTGGTCTCGTTGCCGGCCACGGCGAGCATGACCACGAAGAAGCCGAACTCGTCGTCGCTGAGCTTCTCGCCGTCGACGTCGGCCTGGATCAGCTTGGTGACGATGTCGTCGGTGGGGTTCACGCCCCGCTCTTCGGCCATCTTCATCGCGTAGGTGATCAGCTCGAACGACGACATGGCCGGGTCGACGTCGGCGTACTCGGGGTCTTCACCGGCGGTCATCTCGTTGGACCAGCGGAACAGCTTGCCGCGGTCGTCCTGGGGCACACCGAGCAGTTCGGCGATGGCCTGCAGCGGCAGTTCGCAGGAGACCTGCTCGACGAAGTCGCCGGTGTTGCTGGCCGCGGCGCTCTCGGCGATCTTCTGCGCGCGTGACCTCAGCTCGTCCTCGAGCCGCGCCAGCGCGCGGGGCGTGAAGCCGCGCGAGATGATCTTGCGCAACCGGGTGTGGTGCGGGGCGTCCATGTTGAGCATCACCGCGCGCTGCAGATCGACCGCTTCGCGGGTCATGTCCTGCGGCCAGACCGGGATGGCGCCGTTCATCGCACTGGAGAAGACCTCGCTGCGCAGCGAGACGTCCTTGACGTCCTTGTGCTTGGTCACCAGCCAGTAGCCCTTGTCACCGAAGCCACCGGTGCCGCCGGGCACGTCGACCCAGTGCACCGGCTCGGACTTACGCAGCTCGGCGAGCTCCTTGACCGGCAGGCCTTTGAGGTTCAGCTCCGAGTCGAGGAGGTCTAAGTCGTGGGGGACGGGGCAGCCCATGTGCCTACTCCTAGGGTGATCTATTGCCTACTGTGCGGGTTCGACGACGTCGGAACAACGCCGTCTAGTGTCCGATTGCGACCATTGAAACACGGCCCGACCGCAGATCAAAGGCGGTGCCGCATCGCCGCTTGTCAGACTAATGAAACGTGTTCTAGCCTGGCCGCATGGGTAATCCTGTCATCGTCGAAGCCACGCGTAGCCCCATCGGTAAACGAAACGGCTGGTTGTCCGGCCTGCACGCCACCGAGCTTCTCGGGGCGGTGCAGAAGGCACTGGTCGCCAAGGCGGGCATCGACGCGGGCAGCGTCGAACAGGTCATCGGCGGTTGCGTCACCCAGTTCGGCGAGCAGGGCAACAACGTCACCCGGCAGTCCTGGCTGGTCGCCGGACTGCCCGAGCACGTCGGCGCCACCAGCGTCGACTGCCAGTGCGGCAGCGCGCAGCAGGCCAACCACCTGATCGCCGGCCTGATCGCCACCGGCGCCATCGACATCGGCATCGCCTGCGGTGTGGAGGCGATGAGCCGGGTGCCGCTGGGCGCCAACGGCGGCGGCGCTCGCGCGGCGTCCTGGGACATCGACCTGCCCGACCAGTTCACGGCGGCTGAGCGCATCGCCAAGCGGCGCGGCATCACCCGGGCCGACGTGGACGCGCTGGGGCTGCGCTCCCAGCAGCTGGCCAAGCAGGCCTGGGCCGAGGGACGGTTCGACCGGGAGATCTCCGCGATCGAGGCGCCGGTGATCGACGAGAACAAGCAGCCCACCGCCGAGCTGAACATGGTCAGCCGCGACCAGGGCCTGCGCGACACCACCATCGAGGGCCTGTCGGCACTCAAGCCGGTGATCGAGGGCGGTATCCACACCGCCGGCACCTCGTCACAGATCTCCGACGGTGCGGCCGCGGTGCTCTGGATGGACGAGGACAAGGCCAAGGCGCTCGGATTCAAGCCGCGGGCCCGGATCATCAGCCAGGCCAACGTCGGCGCCGAGCCCTACTACCACCTGGACGGTCCGGTGCAGTCCACCGCCCGGGTGCTGGAGAAGGCCGGCATGACCATGGCCGACATCGACCTGGTCGAGATCAACGAGGCGTTCGCGTCTGTGGTGCTGTCCTGGGCCGACGTCCACAAGGCGGACATGGACCGCGTCAACGTCAACGGCGGCGCGATCGCGCTGGGCCACCCGGTGGGGTCCACCGGCAGCCGGCTGATCACCACCGCCCTGCACGAGCTCGAGCGCACCGACGCCTCGACCGCGTTGATCACCATGTGTGCCGGTGGCGCGCTGTCGACCGGCACCATCATCGAGCGTCTCTAGTGGTTGCGGTTCCCGAGGCCGCCCGCATCGCGGCCGCCCAGTCCTACATCGACGGATTGGTCAGTCACGACGCGTCGGCGGTTCCGTTCAGCCCGGACTGCGTCCGTATCGAGATGGGGCTCAAGACCGGTTTCTCCGGGAATCACTTGCGCCGCAGCCTGAACCGCGGTCCGCAGTTCCGGGTGATCGCACGGGCCACGACGCCGGAGTTCAGCGTCGACGGCGACGACGTGCGGGCGGTCTTCGACATCATCACCAAACCCTCGTTGTTCGGGATGCGGGTCTGCAGCCACGTCGACGAGGTATTCCGGATCCCGGCCGACAGCCCGGACGGCACCGCGGTGATCCACCACATCCGGGCTGCACTTCGTCCGTTCGTCCAACGCTAAGGTGGGCCGGTGAGCAACCCAGACATCCCCGAGAAACCGAAGTCGCTGGATTCGCCGGTCACCGGCACGATCATCAAGTGGATGTCGCGGGCCAACACCTGGGCCTTCAAGGCGACCGGCGGCCGGGTGGGCGCCAAATGGCGACTGGGCACCAAGCATTTCGGTGATGTCCCCGAGGTCGGCATCCTGACCACCATCGGACGTAAGAGCGGCCAGCAGCGGGAGTCCCCGCTGCTGTTCCTGCGCGAAGGCGACCGGGTGGTTCTGGTGGCCTCGCAGGGTGGGCGTTCCACCAACCCGATGTGGTACCTGAATCTGAAGGCCAACCCGCAGGTGACGTTCCGGGTCCGCGGCGAGGTGTTGTCGCTGCGTGCCCGCGACGCCGACGAATCCGAGCGGGCGGCCTACTGGCCCAAGCTGGACGCGATGTACCCGGACTTCGTCAACTACCGGGCCTGGGCCGGTCGGGAGATCCCGATCGTCATCTGCGACCCCTAAAGGTCTACCGGCACTTCTTGTTTCGCGGCGGGTGCGCTGAGGCGCCGCCGCGGTTCCAATCTCTCCCATGCGGCCGTCGGCGTCGCCGGCACTGTCGGCGGCGATGCCGTTGCGGCACGTCACCCACAGCGCATCACCCACACCACGCAAAACGCTCGGCTGGGAAACCCCAGCCGAGCGTCTGCGTCTAGCTGTCCGGACTACGGGATGACGACTCCCTTGGAGCCGCTCGACCCGCCGGTGCCGGTGATCGGGCCGGCGCCACCGGAGCCACCGGTTCCCGCGGTACCGCCCGTGCTGCCGGTACCCGGAACGTTGCCGGCGCCGCCGTTCTTGCCGTCGGAACCGAAGTGCGGGGTCAGGACGTCGCCGCCGTTACCGCCGGCCCCACCGTCACCGCCGACGCGGGCACCGGCGCCACCGCTGCCACCGGCACCGCCGGTGCCGCCGCGGATGCCGGCGATCGGACCCGAGGAAGAGTCACCGGACGTGGTCGGCGCCTTCGGGTTACCCCAACGGATGTTGCTGCCGTCGCCGCCGTCGCCGCCCTTGCCGCCGTTGCCGCCGACGCCTCCGGTGCCGTCGGAGTTCAGCAGGCCCGCACCGCCGGTACCGCCCTTGCCGCCGTTGCCGCCGTGGGTACCACCGGCATACAGGTCGCTACCGCCGTCACCACCGCGACCGCCGTTACCGCCCGTGGCACCGGAGCCACCGGTCCCACCGGACCCACCGGTGCCGGCCGACCCCTGTGGGCCCATCACACCGGAGCCGACCGGTCCTTCAACCGAGGTGTGGCTGCGGATGTCGGCGATGTTGCCGCCGGTACCACCGTCACCGCCGGAACCGCCGTTACCGATGCGGCCGTCGGTGCCGTTGACCGCGCCGGCACCGGCCGCACCGGCGTTACCGCCGGCACCACCGGAGCCACCGTTGCCGGGGACGAAGTACTTGCCGTGCACCGAGTCGGTGCCGTCGTCGTGCACCGTGACGCTGCCGTGGCCGCCCCGGCCACCGTCGGAGCCGTGACCGCCGTCGCCGCCCTGGCCGCCGTTGCCGTTCAGGCCGCCGCCGGCGCCACCGGCGCCACCGTTACCGCCCGCTGCACCGTTGCCGCCGTTGGTCGCCGCGACGTGGGGAACGACGACCACTCCGTTGTAGCCGTTGATTCCGTCGACGCCGTCTCGGCCGGCGGTCGCGTCGGAGGCGTCGCCGCCGTCACCGCCGTCACCGCCGTCGGAGTCGATGCCGCGGCTTCCCGCGTCGGCACCGGCACCGCCGGCAGCGCCGCCCTCGCCCGCGCTGCCGCCGTTGCCGCCGGCGCCACCGTTGCCGCCGCGGCCGCCGTTGGCGCCGACCCCGGTGACCGTCTGGCCGTCGCTGCCGTCGCCACCGTTGCCGGCCCGGCCGGCGTCGCCACCGGCACCACCGTCGCCGTTGGCACCCGCGGTGCCGGCACCGGCGCCACCGGTACCGGCCGCGCCACCGACGCCGCCCTTACCGCCGACCGCGCCGTTGCCGGCGTTGCCACCGGCCTGGCCGTTGCCGCTACCGCCGCCGGTGAAGGAGCCCGCAGCACCGTTGACGCCATCGCCACCGCTGCCGCCGGCACCGCCCTCACCGCCGGCGCCGCCGTCACCGCCGCGGCCGCCGACGGAACTGCCGCCCTGGCCGCCGTTGCCGGCCTGGCCACCGACACCACCGTTGCTGCCGCTGGCGCCGGGCGCGGTGCCGTTGGCGCCGCGGACGCCGTCGCCACCGTCACCACCGTCACCACCGGAGCCACCGTCACCGTCGGCGCCGTCGGTCGCCGAGCCGCTGCCGGTACCGGCCTTGCCGCCGACACCCGCGTCACCGCCGTTGCCGCCGTTCTGGCCGGCGCCACCGGCGCCGTTGTTCTGCCCGGTGATGCCGCTGGCACCGTCGGCGCCGTCCGCACCGTCGCCACCGTTGCCGGCGTTGCCGCCGTTACCCGCGGCACCCAGCTGACCGTTGGTGGACCCGGTACCACCGGCACCGCCGTCGCCGCCGGCGCCGCCGTTACCGCCCCGGCCGCCGTGGCCGTCACCGGTCAGGTAAGACCCGGCAGCACCGTTGATGCCGTTGCCGCCGTTACCGCCGGCACCGCCGTTGCCGCCGGCACCGGTAGCGGCGCGCTCACCGTCGACCTCCAGGCCGCCCAGACCACCGTTGCCGCCCTTGCCGCCGTTGGTGCCTGCGGTCCCGTCGACGTCCGCGGTCGTGCCGTTGGCACCGTCGATGCCCCGGCCGCCGTCGCCACCGTCGCCGCCGATACCGGCTGCGCCGTCGGTGCCGTTCTCCGCGTACTCGCCGTTGCCGCTGGAGCCGCCCTTGCCGCCTTCACCGGCGTTACCGCCGGCGCCGCCGTTCTGGCCGTCGCCGCCGCCCGCCGACCCGTCGGCACCGTCGGCGCCGTTGCCGCCGTTACCGCCGTTGCCGCCGAGACCGCCGACACCGTGGTCACCGGCGGTGTGGCCGGTTCCCGCGACACCGCCGTTACCACCGGCACCGCCGTCGCCACCGTTGCCGCCGTCGGCGCCGGGAGTCTTGCCGTTGAGGCCGTTGTAGCCGTTACCACCGGCACCGCCGTCGCCGCCACTGCCGCCGTCACCCTGGTTGAGCTGGGTGCCGTTGCCGTCGATACCACCGGCACCGCCGTTACCGCCCGCACCGCCGTTACCGCCGGCGGTGCCGTCGATGTCGCCGGCCGTGCCGTTGGCGCCGATGTAGCCGCGGCCGCCGTCGGCGCCGTCGCCACCGATGCTGCCGTTGCCGGCCTGACCGTTCGCGCCGGTGGTGCCGTCGCCGTTGTCGCCGCCGACACCGGCCGCTCCGGCGTCGCCACCGGCACCGCCGGCGCCACCGTTGCCGCCGTTGAGGTGGCTCGCGGTGCCGTTGGCACCCTTGCCGCCGTCGCCCGCGGTGCCGGCGTTGCCGCCGTTGCCACCGGTACCGCCGGCACCGTGAATACCGTCGGTGGCGCCGTTGAGCCCGATACCGGCCTCACCGCCGGCGCCGCCCGCGCCGCCCGCGCCGCCGCTACCGGCGTCGCCGCCCTGGCCACCGTCGCCGTTGCCGCCGCCGGCGAAGGTTCCGGTGGCGCCCTTGGCTCCGTTGCCGCCGTTACCGCCGTTACCGCCGTTACCGCCTAGGCCGCCGCTGCCGGCGTGGTAGCCGACTCCGCTGCCCGCACCGCCGTTACCGCCGGCGCCACCGGCGCCACCGGCCTCGCCGTCCTGGCCGGACTCGCCGGGCTGCGTTCCGCTGCCACCGTTGGCACCGTTGGGGCCGTTCGGGCCGGGCAGGCCGTCGCCGCCGTAACCGCCGTCGCCGCCGTTGCCCTCGCCGATGGCGCTGCCGCCGGTACCACCGTTGCCGCCGTTCTGGCCGCCGTCGCCACCGTCACCGGCGTTGCCGCCGTCACCGGTCTCGGTGCCACCGGAGCCGCCGTCACCACCGGATCCGCCGTCACCGGTCTGGCCGGTGCCGCCGTCGCCGGCGTCGCCGCCGTTGCCGTTGTTTCCGGCGTTGCCGCCGTTGCCGCCCGCACCGCCGTCGCGGGTGCCGTCACCACCGTTACCGCCGTTGCCGCCGTTACCGGTCTCGGTGCCACCGGCACCACCGGTACCGCCCGAGCCACCGTTGGAGTCGTCGCCCAGGCCGTCGCCACCGTTGCCGGCGTTACCGCCGTTTCCGTGGTCGCCGCCGTTACCGCCGTTACCGCCGTTTCCGCCGTCACCGTCGGGGTTGGTGTAGCCGTGACCGCCGTTTCCGCCGTCGCCGGACGGGGTGCCTTCGGCACCGTCGCCGCCGTTGTCGCCGCCGGTACCGCCGGTGCCGCCGGTGCCCGCACCGCCGCCGTTGCCGCCGGACCCGGCCGTGCCGGTGTTACCACCGGTGCCACCGTCGCCGCCGTCGGGGTTGTCGGCGTCGCCGTCGGCACCGTCGCCGCCGTCGCCGGCCGATCCGGCGTTACCGCCGTTGCCACCGGTACCGCCGTCGCCGTTGCCCCCGGTGTTGCCGTTGGTCGACGAACCGCCGTTACCGCCGGCGCCACCGGTGCCACCGGATCCACCGTTGCCGCCATTGCTGCCGGTGCCGCCGTCGGCTCCGGGCTCGGTGGCGTCTTCGCCGTCGGCACCCGAACCGCCGTTACCGCCGTTACCGGCGTTG from Mycolicibacter sp. MU0083 includes:
- a CDS encoding cytochrome P450, translating into MGCPVPHDLDLLDSELNLKGLPVKELAELRKSEPVHWVDVPGGTGGFGDKGYWLVTKHKDVKDVSLRSEVFSSAMNGAIPVWPQDMTREAVDLQRAVMLNMDAPHHTRLRKIISRGFTPRALARLEDELRSRAQKIAESAAASNTGDFVEQVSCELPLQAIAELLGVPQDDRGKLFRWSNEMTAGEDPEYADVDPAMSSFELITYAMKMAEERGVNPTDDIVTKLIQADVDGEKLSDDEFGFFVVMLAVAGNETSRNSITHGMVAFSQNPDQWELYKKERPKTAVDEIIRWATPVSAFQRTASEDTEISGVKIKAGERVVMSYRSANFDEEVFEDPFTFNILRDPNPHVGFGGTGAHYCIGANLARLTIDLIFNAIADHMPDLKPIGDPERLKSGWLNGIKHWPVDYSGACPVAH
- a CDS encoding nitroreductase family deazaflavin-dependent oxidoreductase, encoding MSNPDIPEKPKSLDSPVTGTIIKWMSRANTWAFKATGGRVGAKWRLGTKHFGDVPEVGILTTIGRKSGQQRESPLLFLREGDRVVLVASQGGRSTNPMWYLNLKANPQVTFRVRGEVLSLRARDADESERAAYWPKLDAMYPDFVNYRAWAGREIPIVICDP
- a CDS encoding steroid 3-ketoacyl-CoA thiolase is translated as MGNPVIVEATRSPIGKRNGWLSGLHATELLGAVQKALVAKAGIDAGSVEQVIGGCVTQFGEQGNNVTRQSWLVAGLPEHVGATSVDCQCGSAQQANHLIAGLIATGAIDIGIACGVEAMSRVPLGANGGGARAASWDIDLPDQFTAAERIAKRRGITRADVDALGLRSQQLAKQAWAEGRFDREISAIEAPVIDENKQPTAELNMVSRDQGLRDTTIEGLSALKPVIEGGIHTAGTSSQISDGAAAVLWMDEDKAKALGFKPRARIISQANVGAEPYYHLDGPVQSTARVLEKAGMTMADIDLVEINEAFASVVLSWADVHKADMDRVNVNGGAIALGHPVGSTGSRLITTALHELERTDASTALITMCAGGALSTGTIIERL
- a CDS encoding acyl-CoA dehydrogenase family protein, which produces MDFAPNPEQQAVADVVTSVLDRDNSWEALVAGGVSALAVPERLGGDGLGLSEVTTALTEIGRHGTISPALATLGFGLVPLLDLATDAQQDRYLAGVAKGAVLTAAFDEPAAALPEQPAVKLAGNRLSGTKVGVPYAEQAEWIVVTADTGVAVISAKADGVTLTKTPTANHSDEYVVVFADAEVDQVLEGATAHRVNELLLASIGAFTSGLVAGALRLTADYVGSREQFNRPLSTFQTVAAQLSEVYIVSRTITLATTSVVWRLANDLDATDDLAVLGYWITSQAPPVMQLCHHMHGGMGMDIDYPMDRYYSSIKDLNRLLGGRSQRLDLVGAQCSSI